The DNA region ACCCAATGGGGTTATTTTGATTGGAAAGACTTTGCTAAAGAGACATGTCGTCATTGAAAGAATCGACGTCGATacatcttaaacgaaccaatcatacaaggtgctagaccaactcaacattatatgaATTGGTTTAGGTCGATTACAATGACACTGTTTGTGTCTAAGCTGAGGTATTTTATTTATCCATGCCAacgagcttcgtcatcatacgTCCAAAAACAAACCCCCTCCCAACAACCAACCCCATACCGTTACCAACCCCATGAACAATGTCAACCCAtccaaacccaacgaccaacctaACAATGTCACCATTCCATATACACCCAACCACCAAACACCCAAccaccaaacacccaacctcgcaaccaaTACATGTCACACACCTAAACACAACACTAAGAGCATGACCCTGACCAACAACAACCACATATCCCCATCACATCTTACTATAGTCCCGGTGATTCATACGATTCCATACCATCCCCCCATAGCTCCCGACCAGTAACCATCCAAACATCCCACTGCCAAAACATCCAACCAGAGTATGATTTTCTTGCACCATaagaaccattgcttcgtttctAAAACGATTCAATATCCCAATTCAACCAACCATATTGTCCCTTCATATCCCAATCACAACGACCtaactacgacaacatgggcaccAAACTCAATTACAGTTGCGCCGTTGGCGGCAACCCTCCAGCTATTGGGGAGAAATGATGGAAAATTTGTTAAATACCCAAGGACCTTCGCAAGAACCACATTTTCCTCAGGCCAAAtactcaaagaccccaaacacctcaagaaaatcgtggaAGGCCTCGAAGGCAGGCTAATGCACCGGGATGTAGAACAGTGAGACGTTTCGATCGGTCAGGTCATTGATTTTCTTGTCAATTGTTATGTATTTGAATTTTATAAGATAATATTAtgaattatttttaattttcttttttatttcaattttttttaattataattgagaaaataaaaataaaggagTAGCCACAAGCAGTGGTGCATGCTCCTAATGGATGCATGCATGCGCCACCTGCAGTGGCATGTTCTTAATGTTGTCGCCACCACCATTGGCACCTTAGTGCAATAGGACAATGTATGCGCTATTTGTCCTCTATACTCCTTTTAAAAAGTTGTTAGTttgataaataatttaaaaaggtggttattttggtatttaatttgaaaataatggttattttaaataaaaaatttaaacTTGTAATTGAGACGGTAAGATAAAGGTGATAAAAAGATAGAGTAAAAGTTTAAGTAAAAAGAAGTATGTTTGAATCATAGATATGCAAATAAGACATCACAATTTAATTTTAAAACGTATAATAAGTGtaaataattttaataatttttttagtatttcctttcctttttcttCAACGTCTCTAAGAATGTATATTCTTCATTATTTTGTGGATGAAAAACATTCAACATTCAAACTATTTACACTTTATGTAAACATTCATGAAGGTCAACATTAAAATCCTAGATAAAACTATCTATTTTATATTGAATTTGTAGTCTAAAAAGGAAGTGAGTATGAATGTTGAATGAGTCTCTATCGGTTGGATAATAATTTTGGTATTTAATTACGTCAAATGTTTGTATTTTTTACTATAGCATTCATTTGCAACAATTACAGTAGATCTAATTCAATTGAATTAGCACATCAATTTTAGTTATTTACAATTTAATAATACATTATTGGACATTTTTATGTAATAAATTATAAATGATTGTTAAAAATTTATGATTTAATTTTGTAATATGTATCTATAATTGTAATATTTTATAAACAATTTGAGCCATTTATTTGTCTATTTGAAAATTATATGATAAATTTGAAAGAATTGTTAGATACTTTATTAACATTGATATGATATTTAATATTTGAAGTTAAAATTTTGACACACAAAAGATTATAATGAAAAATTATCTTTTAAAAAGActattattttttaaaatatattgacacacaaaaaaaaatatagatatgaaaaaaaataaaaataatgatTAGAATATAGAAAATATAATAAATTGTATTTTTAAAATTGTGTCTACATAATCGATTATCTCTTTTTTTTAACGATTTAAATAGTGATAATGTCATAACTTCTATTAAGAGACTAAAAAGTATTTTCATTTTTATAGGAATTAAAttagtttttataatttttttattaaattatttaaaaattgattaatttttatttttttaggaaTTGAGTAAGCGCTCATAGtttttttttaatcaaattatttaaaaattgattaatttaattttttatttaaacAAGTGTAGAATATTTAGATTCACAATTTTCTTTTAGAAATTGAACTTGGGACTTCCAATAGAGAATATTTTCATTTTCGTGAGGAGTTGAACTTATGACTTCCAACAGAGAGTAAATATTGCATATTTTTTTGTCTTTACCAGAGTTGAATTTGTGACCTTTAATAGAGAATATTTATTGCATTTGACCTTTTGAAAATGAGTTTAGGGAGGTGACACATAGGAGAATGACATGATGTGACACAAATGAATTTAAAAAATTAGCATGTGTCATCATATAATATGTCTGACTTccaatagagaataaatattgCATTTTTTTTTGTCTTTGCAAGAGTTGAATTTGTGATATTTAATAGAGAACAATTATAGCAtttgactttttgaaaatgagtttagggaggtgccacataggataatAAGATGATGTGACACAAATGAATTTAAAAAGTTACCATGTGTTGTCATATAAAATGTCATTTCcgatttaatatattatatagaaGTGTATTTTCTACTTGTTTGTTTacataatttattttttaaatgaCCTGTGTCTTTAAAGTGTGCTTATAACTTACcattaaaaattattattatttttagaaTGAATATTGACACTAGCACCCGTAATGAAGATATATGTCTTGTTGATAGTGTAATAACTCACACAATTCTCAAGAATAAAAGATATTTCTCCAATTTAGTTAATCGAAGTACTGATGTTAGTATTATATCTGACACCTCGAAAATAATTGAAGGCTCCGGAAGAGCAAATATGTTATTACATGGAGTAACAATATTGCAGATTAACTATGCATTATATTCCCCAAAGTCTCATAGAAATTTATTAAGTTTCAAAGATATTCGGCTAAATGGATACCATATTGAAACAGGAGATGATGGAGGTATTGAACATCTTTGTATTACAAAATACAATTCGGACACAAAATGTATAATGGAAAAGCTATCGGCGTTATCCTCTGGCTTGTACTACACTTATATCAGTACAATTGAAGCACATACAAATGTATACCAGAAGTTTATAAATAATGATAAATTTCTAATTTGGCATGACCGGTTGGGTCATCCCAGTTATATAATGATGcaaaaaataattgaaaattcATCCGGTCATCAATTAATGAGTCGGGAAATTATTCAATCAAATAAACTCTCATGTAACTCTTGCATGCAAGGGAAGTTGATAATTCAATAATCACCAACAAAAACTAGAAATGAATTTATCAGTTGATGCATCAACTAGATGGTCACATGTTTGTTTGTTGTCAACTCGCAACCATGCGTTTGCGAGATTTCTAGATCAACTAATTCGAATAAGAGCTCATTCCTCTGATTATCCTGTCAACAAAATACGTCTTGATAATGCTACAAAATTTTCATCTCAAGCATTTTATGAGTATTGTATGTTTATTGGAATTGACATTGAACACCCACTAGAACATGTTCATACATAAAATGGACTTGCAGAATCATTTATTAAATGTATAAAATTAATTGCAAGACCACTTATTATGAGATGCAAATTCCCAGTTTCTGCTTGGGGACATGCAATTTTGCATGCTGCAACATTGATTCGCATCAGGCCAACGAGTTACCACACCTCTTCCCCTTTACAATTAGTTTTTAGTAAAGAACCTAATATTTCCCATCTAAGAATTTTTGGAAGTGAATTGTATGTTCCAATTTCTCTACCACAACGCACTAAGATGGATCCTCAAAGGAGGATGGGAATATATGTTGGATATGAATTTCCATCTATTGTAAAGTACCTTGAACCAACAACAAGAGATTTATTCATTGCTCGTTTTACTGATTGCCATTTTGATGAATCAAACTTTCCAGTATTAGGGGAGAGAATAAGAAGCTAGAAAAATAGATCAATTGGAATGAATTATCATTATCTCATCTTGATTCTCGAATAAAACAATGTGAACTAGAAGTTTAAAAGATAATTCACCTGTAAATTTTAGCAAACCAATTACCAAATGCATTGACTGATTCAAAAGGTGTGACTAAATCATATATACCAGTTGCAAATGCTCCAATAAAAATGTATATCCTTGTTGGATAATCCAGTGAGTCTCAACCACGCCTGAAGCGCGACAGACCAATCGGTTCCAAAGATAAATATCCTCGAACAAGAAAGGGAGCTAGAAATAAAAATGATCCAAGTGAGGATATAGAAAATCTAAAATAATCTTCAGACATAATAAACATTTCATCTCTAGAAGAGATTGATCAGGTACCTGAAACTCATGAAAATAAAAAGATCTCGATAAATTATGTCCAAAATGGAATACAATGGAACCGACACGAAGTCGACATTGATGATATTTTTTCATACAATATAGCATAAAATGAGATAAATGACAAAGAGGACCAGGAGCCAAAGTCTATTAAAGATTGTAGACAAAGTGAGGATTGACCAAAATAAAAAGATGCAATTAAAGCATAATTAAACTCATTCTACAAAAGATAAGTTTTTATACATGTAGTccgtgttggtgtaagccctaaaggccaatacttttggtacttgtgtcgaattatttattaataataaaaggcattttctttattatggttgattaataaagtccctggaatagatagtccgtttaatgtattaagtgtgacttaatcatgagaatacattaaacataaggacactattcttaaagtatccgtagtcgagctttagtgtgaagtgggataacattaaagcattaagactattatgtttgtagactgatgatcacatctcatggatcatggataaggagttatcaagtcttaaacataggtatgaatattaagagtaatatttataccggattgacccgctatgagaatactatatagaaagttatgcaaagtgtcataagttattctcatggtgataatagtgtataccactcttcgacctaaaaccactatggatcctagatgtagagtcgagtgctttattgctgatccaacgttgtccgtaactggataaccataaagacagttgatgggtactccacaaagcatgctaagggacatgagtgtcctagatggaatttgccaatcctgcgtaacaggataaatgtctatgggcccaatattgaactggacaaggatgacacggtctataccttgtgttcaatatagacataagggtaaaggggtaattatgcacataattattatcacaggaggttttgtcagatcacatgacattttcgtgacttgggtagcagtgatgtgttgctagataccgctcactgtttattatgttaaatgggtgatttaatataattgccaacatcgcgaaaacctacagggtcacacacaaaggacggattgatgagagatagaataattaaggaataccgtaatgtatggtgcccttaagtagaatacgaaatatgataaggtaccaaatacttaagtgattttggcatattatgagatatgggcaaaatgcacttaagtgggctttttagcttgaagcccacacaagtggttctataaatagaacccttgggtagaagcattgtaacatgggaatacaacacaactgaagagttggaatttcgcatctctctttctctcactcaaagccttcattcataacagctagcactgcgattgaaggaatccgttcgtgtggactgagtagagacgttgccatcgttcaacgttcgtgatcgccccgtggatctgtatccaaggttttgatcgttacaagagatccgcaccaaaggtttgaatcgccacaagaggtaacgattctatcactgatcatgcccattcgtaaggatcactaaatggagaaaattttaaattccgctgcgccttggatggcaattctccttcagtcCGAACACCTCAAGGTGTGAAGCCAATTGGATAGAAATGGGTTTTCGTGCGAAAACAAAATGAAATTGATTTTTATGAGACATATTCACCTATAATGGATGCAAGCACTTTTCGGTATCTAATAAGCCTTGTAGCACATGCAGGGCTTAATTTTTACATGATGGATGTTGTAACAGCTTATATGTATGGTTCACTTGATAGTGAAATTTACATGAAACTCCCTAAAGGGTTCAATATACCATATGCACATAATTTCAAATCTCGAGAAAGCTAGTCCATAAAATTGAACAAGTCTCTCTATGGGCTGCAACAATTTGGACGCATGTGGTATAACCGTCTAAGTAAATATCGGTTTTGAGAGGGATATACAAATAAATCCATTTTTCCTTGTATTTTTATAAAAAGATCAGGAAAATAATTTGCAATAATAGCTGTCTATTTGGATGACATAAATATTATTGGAACTTCTGAAGAGCTTTCAAAAGCTATGAATTATTTAAAGAAAGAGTTTGAGATGAACGACCTAGGAAAGAAAAAATTATGTCTAGGTTTAAAAATTGAGCATTTGGACAAAAGAATATTTGTACATCAAGAAGACTATATAAAAGAAGTGTTAAAATGCTTCTATATTGACAAATGTCATCCGTTGACTACTCCAATAGTTGTTAGATTGTTAGATGTGAAGCAAGATCCTTTTAGGCCTCgagaaaatgatgaagaattgcTTGGTCATGAAGTACCATATCTTAGTGCAATTAGAGCACTAATGTACCTTGTTAATTATACACGTCTTGATATATTCACTGATGTCAATCTATTAGCAATATACAGTTCTTCACCTACACGAAGATATTGGAACGAAGTCAAACATATACTTCGTTACCTTAGAGGTACAATAGACATGAGTTTGTTTTATACCAAAGTATCCATATTCAAATTAACAGGTTATGCAGGTTACTTGTCAGATCCTCATAATGGTAGATCACAAACAGGTTATTTGTTTACATGTGGTGGTACAACTATTTCATGGAGATCGGTGAAACAAACCATAGCAGCAACTTCACTAATCATTTAGAACTTTTAGCATTATTTGAGACAAGTCAAGAATGTGTTTGGTTGAGATTCTTAATTTAACACTTACAAAATACTTGTGGTTTGTCTTCTGAAAAATTAAATACAACGACCATATATGAAGATAATACTGCATGCATCGCTCGGTTGAGAAATGGTTACATTAAAGGAGACCTAACAAAACACATTTCTTCAAAATTCTTTTTCACTCATGATCTTCAAAAGAATGGTGAAATAAACATCCAACAAATTCGTTCATGTAATAATCTTGCAGACCTTTTCACAAAGTCACTCCCAAGTAGAACTTTTAACCAACTAGTACAAAAGATTGATTTTCAACGTCAAAGAAACAATCGTTCAGATGAGGAGGATAAATAAATTAAAGTTAAAAGGATATTGTATTCTTTTTCCTTCACTAGATTttttttccactgaattttttCTAACAAGGTTTTAACGAGGCATATCCAAAACAAATATCCAAGGGAGAATGTTATGAATAATGGATGATTTGCCTCCCAAATAACTTCATTCcttatttataaaaaatttatatttacTACCTTGTCTATATGATATTCTATAAATATGATCAATCTCATTGTATACAATTACACAAATAAAATAAGAAAATGAATCATTCTCCTCTTTCACTCTAGACGTTTATCTTCTttctctttattttattttatatatatatatatatatatatatatatatatatatatatatatatatatatatatatatatatatatatatatatatatatatatatatatatatatatatatatatatatatatatatatatatatatattgaaagTGACCGCGATTTTTCTAAATTGCATATAAATTTGAATGCAATTGCCTATTCCCTTTGATCACACAACAATATTTAGTGTTTTGAATTTTTATCTCTTTTCCAATGTCAACAAGCGCTGATACTACTGCAATTGAGGCTGTTGTAGTGATAGGTAGGATTTTCTAATTAACATACCATGGCCTTTTTTGTTTATCATGTTTTGTTCTATTTATGTTTTTCATTGGTTTAGTGAAATAGTTTCTAATTAAACACTATCTATTTTGCAGTGATAGTTGTTGTTAAGGTAGCTATTGTGATTTGTGTGTGTAGAAAAAGACATCAAGTAAGTGGTGGATCCGTTAGTCCAGATTCACAATTTATAACTCTCACTATGGATAAATTTCTAAATGACATGGAAAGGGAGAAGCCAATAAGATTCACTGGCCAACAGCTAAGAATTGCAACAGACAACTATTCCAACTTGTTGGGATCAGGTGGATTTGGAACTGTTTACAAAGGAATTTTCAGTAACGGAACTATGGTAGCTGTGAAGGTTCTACGCGGTAGTTCTAACAAGAAAATCGACGAACAGTTCATGGCAGAAGTTGGAACAATAGGTAGAATTCATCACTTCAATCTCGTTAGGCTATATGGATTTTGCTTTGAACGAAACTTGATCGCGCTTGTTTACGAGTACATGGGAAATGGATCACTTGACAGGTATTTGTTTCACGAAAAAAAGGCGTTAGAATACGAAAAACTTCATGAGATTGCAATCGGTACGGCAAGAGGAATTGCTTACTTGCATGAAGAGTGTCAACATAGAATAATCCACTACGATATAAAACCAGGAAATATTCTCTTGGATAAGAACTTCTATCCAAAAGTTGCTGATTTTGGTTTGGCGAAACTTTGCAACAGGGAAAATACTCATATAACGATGACCGGAGGAAGAGGGACGCCTGGATACGCTGCACCTGAGCTTTGGATGCCGTTTCCTATAACTCATAAATGTGATGTTTATAGTTTTGGTATGTTATTGTTTGAGATTATAGGTAGGAGAAGAAACCTTGACATTAAAAATAGTGAAAGCCAAGAATGGTTTCCAATTTGGGTATGGAAAAAATTTGATGATGGACTATTAGGGGAAGCAATGATAATATGTGGAATAGAAGAGAAAAATAAAGAGATTGCAGAGAGAATGGTTAAGGTAGCTTTATGGTGTGTTCAATATAGGCCAGACTTAAGGCCTATAATGAGTGTTGTGGTGAAAATGTTGGAAGGTTCATTAGAAATTCCAACGAGTTTGAACCCTTTTCAACATTTGTTTGATGGAACTAACTTTGCTACTCAATCAGTGCAACTGTCAAATACTTACACAACTACTGCTACTTCTTCTACCTCTTCTGTTATGGTTAGTGATTCAAGCATTGTGTGTGCTACTCCAATTATGAGGAAGTATGAGATTGAGTTGGCATCTAGCATAGTGTGATGGAATGATTTCATGTTGTAATTAAGTTGAAAAATATTTTCCTTTCTATATGAGTGTAATACATTGAACATTCAAACTTTTCAATCTTTTTCTCAATGTTATTTTACATGTATTCTCGAAGTTATCAAACACTATAGACAAATAGGTCGAAACAAAATTTTGCATTGGAAAAACACTAAACTGTTTCTTTATTAGTCCTTTTCATCTCTTCATTTTATAGTCATTTAGTCCCTTCTCCGTATGAACAAAGTTTTCATGATGTTACATTATATTATATGCTTGGCGTGTTGAAAAATATATATCCTATGAGGATGGTACTAAGTAGGGTTCTTCAAATCATCGATTAGATCAAATAGTATATATTTTGAATTACACTCTAATATTAGATACGATCTATTTCTAATATTAGATAGATCTGACCATCCAGTAAAATTTGATGAGATATAGTTTTAATTTTCGTAAAAATACATTAATGATAACTTTATTAGTGAAGATTAGTAAAGTCATACTCGAGTAATCTATGAATTGTCAATGAATATTATTCATGTGCTCTTCTCTTTATATATTAGTTTTGATCTGTCTCACACGAAAGCTTGTCAGAGACAATTTAATGTGATTGATCCTGATTTATATGACCTCTTAATGGCGATTGGAAATAAGACTTGATTGTCCTAATTTTCTGATTATGGTATCCCTTCATTAGTCATAAACGTGCTCTCAGTCAGATACTATTTTGCACCAGACTTGGGCAGGTATAGCCAATCTAATCCAATAGCTATTTCATCTCAACCACACTCTTCTAGGTGGATCATTAATTAGGGCAGGCTTCATTGAGTCAGTTTAACTCATGTCCACTTTAGGACCCAGCCCACGAAACCAGACATGTACACAACTCCTCAAACATTAGTCGTGTAAGAGTGAAATGTTTTCCTAAGCCCTACCATGAAAGCAGACATGTAAACAAACCCTCAAGCATGTGCAATGTAAAGGTGAAATATTTTCTTAAGTGCTACCAAGAAACCAGACATGTACACAACTCCTCAAACATGAGTCATGTGGGAGTGAAATGTTTTCCTAAGTCCAAACCAAGAAACTTGACATGTTCATAGCCCCTCAAACATGAGTCGTGTATGGGCGAAGTGCTTTCCTCGGTCTGGTCAACCATTAACTGATGTGTCTTTATAGAATCCATCTTTCGGGCGAGTTTTCTCTTATTTGAAAAATGTGGTGGTTTTGGATTGTGGTTGACCAATATTTTTCGCTCGTTTGACTATTTCACTTCTCCTATCTATGATAATGGACAAACGTCTTAGAAATATGAGCCATTTATGACCTACCTAGACCTTATATCATATGTGTCTTTCCATTCTTCTTTAATGGTGTTTATTCGAGAAAGTGACTCATTTGGGAGGATCATAGAGGCTCAGAATTATGTCAAGTTGTGTGAGTTGTAGAATAGATGTTTGTGAAGCTCGAAATGGAGTACAAGGAAATTTTATTGGTCGTTCGTTGAGATAAATCTCTTTGGTAGTTACAAGAACTCGTCTAGTGATAGTAACACATACTTAGTTTATTCTTCCTTAGTTTTACCTAATCTCCAATGCCGTTCTCAATTTCTAATTGGGGATCCTGTTATGAAAAGGCTATGAACATTGACTCGATCTGCCTCAAAAAAGATTGGATCCAAGATTTTCGGATACATCTAGAGCTATCCAACATAAATTGAGGCTGACATGATTACTGAACCTTGTTTTCCATGTGAAAATATTTTCATGCGGGAACCTAGGGGAGTGGAGGTCGTGTACTTATAGTTTTACATTGGCGCGATCAATGACTTTGGGTTTGTTATCCCTTTTACCATCTTGTAGTCGAATTCTCGAAGATCATTAACGTCACATGTACTTGTTAAAAGTACAATATATAACAACCTCTTGTGATTAAGGGTTATCAGGTGCTTTAAGGATTGTTGTAGGATTGATAGCTATCTCATGTACGGAGGTGAGAAGCTTTTTGTATCTAGTATTTGTGTGATATGGGATTGTCCTTCTCAACTTCAGGGTTGAGATATTTATAGTTGCATTGGGTCTAGATCCTTGGTCCCTTTGGAATAGCATTTACTTTTGAGGCTAAGTTTAGGGGGAGACCTAAGGGTGATACTTAGATACCATCCATCATTTGTAACTTTTCTCTTGTTGTTTGCTTCAATTTTGAGAATTTGGTTTTGCTTACACTTGTAATCATTCAGAAACTTTGGTATAACATTTCTTGCGTCTTTATTTTAAGCTTACTTCAATATTAGTTTTATTGCATtacattattttattttaatttctttgtatgccttattaaaaaaatttattgTTGTTTGCCTCACCATGTGTGAGTAGTTCTATAAGGACAATGGGTTGTCATAGCATATCTTATGACAACCCCAATTGATTTATCCAATATGAATTACAACGTTGTTAAGTCCTTTTTCATTTTAGAGTCTGAGTTCCATAAACACGTCTATGTCGGTTGCGAAAGAAAAGGCAACATAGACACAATCATAGTCATAAAGAATATGCACCGATATCTGAGTAGCGAGGTGCCCGCTTTGACGTGGCAACTTGCTTTCTATCAGAAATTTGTTTATCCGTACCGAGAAACACGTCTATTTGCGCACGCCATGAATGTGGGTGACATGCAATTTTATCTATTTTTCTATATAAGTGCTTATATATTCTCGTAATCAAATATGGATAATCATTGGGGTGAGTCTAGATAGACAATCATAAACCTCGTGTCCTATTGTGGATTTCAATCGTAGATTGCATTTCCTTAGGCGCTCAAACAACTTCTACAAGTGGTCCATATGGTCCTCTTTTCTCTaagatttggcaatcatgtcattgacatatacttcaatctctttgtgcatcatatcatggaagaCGGAGACCATCGATCTTTGATAGGTTGCCCTAGTGTTCTTTAGACCGAAGGGCATTACCTTATAGAAAAATGTTCCCCATGGGGTGATGAATATGGTCATTTCCATATCTTTTGGctccatcttaatttgattatacccagagaaaccatccatgaaggagaaaaCAGAGAATTTGGTAGTGTTGTCCACCAATACATAAATATGTGGTAAATCGTCCTTTGAACTAGCTTTGTTTAAATCCatatagtcaacacacattctCACTTTTACATCCTTTTTAGGCACATGGACTATATTAGTAACCCATTGAGTGTATTTAGCCACTTCTAGGAACCCTGTATAAAACTACCTTTGACTTCTTTGCGGATCTTGATGGACATATCAGACATCGTTCTCCCCAACTTTTGTTTTACAGGCGGACATTATGGAAATATGTGCTCAACAATGTCTATGTCTAATCCAagcatatcctgatatgaccagGAAAATACATCCACGTACTCGTGCAAGAGTTTGAACAACCTCTCTCTAACACTTGCTTCTAGCGTGCTCCCAACCTTtacttttttcttcttttcttttgtgCCCAAGTTGATCACCTCGACTGGATCTTGATGTGGCTGAATGACTTTGGACTCGTGCTCGAGTAGCCTTGTCAGTTCTCCAGGAATATCAATCCTCCTCACACTCTTATTCAACTTGATTAATGGGGAGCTCAAATTTATGAGGGATTGTAGCGTTACTGGGTTCAACTGGTTCATTTTTTATTCTgcatgattttgatgatgaatcttTTTAGAAAACAAAcgtaaaaataaaaaatgcaaaaataaaatgtGTTTTGTTATTTTTGAAAAGGTTGTCATTTTCATAAAAGACGAAAAACTAAAAAGATGATTGAATAACAAAATGCCTTTATTAATGATgatattaaattaaaacaaagGGGCCCTACATGTAATCCTTAAACCTGGGGTAGAGCAAAAGGATTTAagaaaaacaaattactttgacGAAGGAAATATCTTAGGTAGATCAGTGGCTTCCCAATTGTGCAAAGTGGTGTCAGGATCACAACGGTACACCAGACGTGGTGTTTCTGAATCTTTTGTGTCATATTCTATAACGGCCACCTGGTTG from Lathyrus oleraceus cultivar Zhongwan6 chromosome 1, CAAS_Psat_ZW6_1.0, whole genome shotgun sequence includes:
- the LOC127107778 gene encoding G-type lectin S-receptor-like serine/threonine-protein kinase At1g34300; the protein is MSTSADTTAIEAVVVIVIVVVKVAIVICVCRKRHQVSGGSVSPDSQFITLTMDKFLNDMEREKPIRFTGQQLRIATDNYSNLLGSGGFGTVYKGIFSNGTMVAVKVLRGSSNKKIDEQFMAEVGTIGRIHHFNLVRLYGFCFERNLIALVYEYMGNGSLDRYLFHEKKALEYEKLHEIAIGTARGIAYLHEECQHRIIHYDIKPGNILLDKNFYPKVADFGLAKLCNRENTHITMTGGRGTPGYAAPELWMPFPITHKCDVYSFGMLLFEIIGRRRNLDIKNSESQEWFPIWVWKKFDDGLLGEAMIICGIEEKNKEIAERMVKVALWCVQYRPDLRPIMSVVVKMLEGSLEIPTSLNPFQHLFDGTNFATQSVQLSNTYTTTATSSTSSVMVSDSSIVCATPIMRKYEIELASSIV